One stretch of Fibrobacter succinogenes DNA includes these proteins:
- a CDS encoding helix-turn-helix domain-containing protein, with amino-acid sequence MEKLHSQYSAQTDESILALLGKRLASFRVRNNWTQADLAKKAGVGKGTVERIERGESVQVLNLVKVLRACGNVDVFLNIFPDETPSPMQLLYMGKMKLRQRARTSGKKARVSNAVADNSAEYTAFDDDSDGDMQERKTAWVWDEDK; translated from the coding sequence ATGGAAAAGCTTCATTCGCAATATTCTGCACAGACGGATGAATCGATTCTTGCTCTTTTGGGAAAGCGATTGGCGTCGTTTAGGGTCAGGAATAACTGGACCCAGGCGGATCTTGCTAAAAAAGCTGGCGTTGGCAAGGGAACGGTGGAGCGCATTGAACGTGGTGAATCAGTGCAGGTTTTGAACTTGGTCAAGGTATTGCGTGCTTGCGGCAATGTAGATGTGTTTTTGAACATATTCCCTGATGAAACCCCTTCACCGATGCAACTTTTGTACATGGGCAAAATGAAGCTCCGTCAGCGGGCAAGAACGTCGGGCAAAAAGGCTCGGGTTAGCAATGCTGTTGCGGATAATTCCGCTGAATATACTGCTTTTGACGATGATTCCGATGGCGATATGCAAGAGCGCAAAACAGCTTGGGTTTGGGACGAGGATAAGTAG